From the Desulfuromonadales bacterium genome, the window CGGCGCTTGAGAACAGGGACGCATGTTAGTCAATCGAGGACCCAAATGCAATACATTTTTCCTTTTAGTTCTTGATAAACAACGGGGTTTTTGGTACCGTGAACGGCATTTTTCGCGTGAAGGCACAGTGGCCTTCGCGGTGGGGTGAAAGGAGCCCGTTCAAACATGTTCAATCTTTTCGATGCCATTTTCGGGATGTTTTCCAACGATCTGGCCATTGACCTGGGGACCGCCAATACCCTGGTCTATCTGAAAGGGAAGGGGATCGTTGTCAGCGAGCCCTCGGTGGTCGCGGTGCAGAAGGACGCCATGG encodes:
- a CDS encoding rod shape-determining protein; translated protein: MFNLFDAIFGMFSNDLAIDLGTANTLVYLKGKGIVVSEPSVVAVQKDAM